In Poecile atricapillus isolate bPoeAtr1 chromosome W, bPoeAtr1.hap1, whole genome shotgun sequence, one DNA window encodes the following:
- the LOC131591766 gene encoding centromere protein M-like gives MAVLRPLDKLPMLNSGVLLLVGTDEALQQKLAEAILQEKKDFNISIHLARSLPLSSERDHLRPRIDLIVFMIDIKSKYSLKNVETSLAYVDASFFLGKVCFLVTGVGRVNACSIDTNAVCKLGEAYCSPVLFCELELEGVRVATAQRLLRILQICAGHIPGVSALSFVSLMRKSDVD, from the exons ATGGCGGTGCTGCGGCCCTTGGACAAGCTCCCGATGCTCAACTCCGGCGTCCTCCTG CTCGTGGGCACGGACGAGGCGCTCCAGCAGAAGCTGGCGGAGGCGATCCTCCAGGAGAAGAAGGACTTCAACATCAGCAT tCACCTTGCTAGATCCCTCCCCTTATCTTCAGAAAGGGATCATCTTCGACCCAGGATAGACCTGATTGTGTTTATGATTGACATCAAGAGCAAGTACAG CTTGAAGAATGTTGAAACTTCCCTGGCTTATGTGGATGCCAGCTTCTTCCTGGGGAAAGTGTGCTTTCTTGTCACTGGGG ttggCAGGGTGAATGCTTGCAGCATTGATACGAATGCCGTCTGTAAACTAGGAGAAGCTTACTGCAGTCCTGTGCTATTCTGTGAGCTGGAG TTGGAAGGGGTTCGAGTTGCTACTGCTCAACGACTTCTGCGAATATTACAGATCTGTGCTGGTCACATACCAGGAGTTTCTGCCTTGTCCTTCGTCTCACTGATGAGGAAATCTGATGTTGATTAG
- the LOC131592208 gene encoding small integral membrane protein 45 translates to MPHFLDWFVPVYLMISILILVGFGACIYYFEPGLQEAHKWRTQRPIMERDLRKTLMIRDNLAFGVPEV, encoded by the coding sequence ATGCCCCACTTCTTGGATTGGTTTGTGCCCGTGTATCTGATGATCTCCATTCTCATCCTGGTTGGCTTTGGAGCTTGCATTTACTACTTTGAACCAGGACTCCAGGAAGCCCATAAGTGGCGAACACAGAGGCCAATCATGGAGCGAGATCTTCGGAAGACACTGATGATTCGGGACAACCTGGCCTTTGGGGTGCCTGAGGTCTGA